The proteins below come from a single Eubacterium limosum genomic window:
- the smpB gene encoding SsrA-binding protein SmpB: MADSVKVIAKNKKARHDYFIEETYECGIVLAGTEVKSLRQGKASLKESHADIKDGEVYVYQMNITPYEHGNIYNKDPMRPRKLLLHKQQIRKLIGLKQREGYTLVPLSLYFKNGRVKLELALAKGKKLYDKRHTIAERDANRRIQKNLRHSV; the protein is encoded by the coding sequence ATGGCCGATTCAGTCAAAGTCATTGCCAAGAACAAAAAAGCCCGGCACGATTACTTCATCGAAGAAACCTATGAATGCGGAATCGTCCTTGCCGGAACCGAGGTTAAATCCCTCCGCCAGGGCAAGGCCAGCCTGAAGGAAAGCCATGCCGACATCAAAGACGGCGAAGTTTATGTTTATCAAATGAACATTACCCCTTACGAGCACGGGAACATTTATAACAAAGACCCCATGCGTCCGAGAAAGCTGCTCTTACATAAACAGCAGATCCGCAAGCTTATTGGGCTTAAGCAGCGCGAGGGTTATACCCTGGTGCCTTTGTCCCTGTATTTTAAAAACGGGCGGGTTAAGCTTGAGCTGGCACTGGCTAAGGGGAAAAAACTCTATGACAAACGGCACACCATCGCAGAGCGGGACGCTAACCGGCGTATCCAGAAAAATCTGCGGCATAGCGTTTAG